GACACCGATATTGGGAGTCATTGGGGCTATATATTTCACAAGATTGGCGGTCAGGCGGAAGAACCTGCTGGTGAGCAGCGCATTGACTGCGGCGCTTATGATCGTGCTTGGTTACTCGACCTATGCTCTGGTTGTCGTGCGTGCGAACGCGTTCCCTCCCATAAATGAAAACAGTCCGGTAAACATGGCGAGGTTGTCGAGTTACATTGGACGGGACCAGTACGGCAAGCAGCCTTCTGTCTGGCCAAGAAGATGGAGCAGCGAACCGCAATATCAAAAAAGCTATGAAAAATATTCCTCGGACTTGGACTATTTCTGGAATTACCAGCTCGGTCACATGTTCTTTAGATATATCGGTTTCAATTTCATCGGAAGACAAGGGGACGCTCAGGATTCTTCCGTTGAACTCTTGGGCAATCACGGGCGATCGAAATCTGAAAATTATGGCTATCCAGCAAGCTACTACGGCATTCCTTTTCTCTTAGGATTGTTCGGGTTGTGGTACATTTTCGAGCAAGATTGGAAATTTGGTTTGGTTTTTCTGACGATGTTTGTAATGATGGGGTTCGCTCTTGCGGTTTACTTCAACATGGCGGAGCCGCAGCCCAGGGAACGAGATTACTTTTTCGTAGGGGCTTTCTTTGTTTACGCGTTATGGATCGGAATCGGAGCGAGCGGACTTCTAAAATCTTCAATCCAAAAATTCGGGTGGGTTACTCGGAAGACGGGGGTGACCGTGCTGCTGACGGGGTTGGTCTTAACAGCTGGCCCGCTAAACATGTTTCGTGAGAACCTCTTTAGTCATGACCGGCATAGGAATTTCTCCGCGCTCGATGTATCGTATGACATCTTGCAGTCGTGTCCGCCCAACACGATCCTTTTCACCGGAGGAGACAACGACACATTTCCTCTGTGGTATCTGCAGGAAGCGCTCGGTGTCCGGACAGATGTGAGAGTAGTCTGTCTCAGCCTGTCGAATACCGGCTGGTACCTTCTCCAACTCAAGCACGAAACGCCGCACGGTTCGCCGCAGGTCCCGATCGGGCTCTCGGACCCGCAAATTGAGGAGATCGCCAATGCAGGCGCAATCCAGTGGGAGTCGAAGAAGATCAGAATGGCAGTCCCGGCCGATGTTTACCGAAAGTTCGGAATTGAAGACTCGAGCGCATCATACAAGAGCTACATAGAATACACACTCCAACCCACGCTGCAGTTCGGCGATATCCATGCGTTGAGGGTCCAGGACATCATGGTCAACAACATTGTTTCCACAAACAAGTGGAATCGACCTGTGTGCTTTACGACCCTCACTCCACCGTCTGATTTCATCGGGCTACAGGGATACTTCAGGAGAATCGGACTTGTTTACGAGGTGACTCCTGTCCCGGATAATGGTTCATATTTCGACGCGATGGATGTGTCTCTTATGAAAAAATGTCTTTTCTCCGACAATGCCAAAATTGTGGATGGACAGAAATACGGATTCATTTATGAGGGGTTGAACATATCAGGAGTGTATTATGACAGCAATGCTAGGAACACAATTTCTGCGATAAGAGACTCTTTCCTGACACTCGCCATTTATTATCAGGCGCATGGAGATCTCACCAATTCGCTGTCGGTACTTAACGAGATGGAGAAGAGAATTCCACTCGCCGCGATCCCGATGGACTACAGGTTGACAGAATACATTTCAAGATTGTATTTTGCGCTCGGCGACAAATCTCATTTTCGCGAGTATGCGGACTCAGCAGAGCGAGGTGCGCTCGCCGCGATCGATTACAGCCAGAGCGGAAATGAGGATGCGTACGGAGTGCTTCTGAATATTTATACGATGGAAGTCGACTATTCGAAATCTTTGGCACTCCTGAAAAAACTTCAGTCGATGTATCCCGGTGATCCAGGGATCGCTTCGCGCATAAGCGTGCTGGAAAGCCAGGTGAGTAAGTCGAAGGATTCGGTCGGCAATAGATAGACATTCGTTTTCCAAAATGCCGGTTCAGTTAGAAGCTTGATTGAGTGAGAACAATGACGTCATGAATTGTGAAAAGGGAGAGCGGGAATCTCCCAAAGGTCCGACCGCAGGTCACTTCGTGAAGTACTCCTTTGGAGGATTCCTTCGAAAGAACCCGCACGAGGAATCTCGTCACGACAAATTGAGACTTCATCGGGATGCGTCTACCGGAGATTGACGTGATATTGACTCGCTGCTTTCAACACCTGTTCTGCAGCCATCGGGTGTTTCGGGTTAGTCCTGTTTAAAACATCTGGAGCTATGGGAATTTCTCTAGCACTGAAGTGGATATTCACCCCGGTTTGAATTTTGTGCCGAGAGCGGGAATCGAACCCGCACGAGGGGTTAAGCCTCGCTGGATTTTGAGTCCAGTGCGTCTACCAGTTCCGCCATCTCGGCTTATGTGAAAATATAACATTTTGAAGGATTTCAACAAAAATTCAGGCGTTACTGTCGACTTTTCCCGAGCCGAGTAACCAAAATGTGACCGGCGCTTTGAGATTTTCGAACAGCTTGACTGCGCCTTTCATGGCACCAAGCCGAACCTTCGCGTAGATCAAAGTGGTTTTGATATCCGAGTGTCCTCAGATCTTGCTCAAGGTTAGTGACCAGCCCCCGATTATGAAATGCATCTCGATTCCCAGAGGCGTTTCGTTGGTCGCTGGCGGTATAGTAGAGCCTGATGCAAAGCATTTCAAACTGACTGCCCATGAGGGATCTTCCATCTTCGGGATCGGTTGCAACCCTTTCCTCAACGGCGAGTTCAAGACAGTTGCATTCGAGCTTGAAATGTCTTTCCACGACGACCAGAGTCTCAGCTACTACCAGGTTACCATGATGGAAATAAAGGGGCAAGAGGCGCTGTTCGAGCATATTGACCGGAACAGGTTGAAACGAGTCTAGTCCGGCGGGCTGCTCATACCATTTTCCAGATTTAATCGTCGGCAATGGGATGGCCGCTTGAACATCCATTTCTGCTGCAGGCAGATTGCCACCTTTCATTGCGGCGACTTACTTTCCGCATCATCGCGGGTTCAGATGTCTTTCGAGGTTGTTTACCCGCGCACTCAGAATATTGTTCGATCCATATTCGCTCGTGTCTTTTACCTTGCGCAGAGACCTTCTTGCACCCGAAAGGTCACCAAGGCGGTAATTCCCCAGGGCAGTCAAGTACCATGACATCGGCTCAATCCGTTCATCGTCACCGCGGTCGATGGAGTCCGCCATGGTTGCGAACCGTGTTCCTTCAGAGAACTCTCCCATGTGAATCGCTGACTCCGATAAGAGGAGAAATGCTTCCGCACGCGCATCCATATCCTGGATCTGGTCAACAACTGGCATCAACGTAGAATAAACATTTTCATACTCACCGGCGTCGATATTGTTTTTCATTTCTATTGTCATGAGCTCGTCGCTGGAGATTCCCCTCTTGAGGAAGAGTTTGCTCCGGGACTTTGCCTGCGCGTCGTCGTAAATGCGATCGTTCCCGTGCATCGCATCCGACAGACTCTTCTTCATCAGGGAATCGTTGCCAATCGCCCTGTAGCTGACCGCGAGCCGGTAATTAGCTATCCCCGAGTAATCGGGCTCCTTAGTGTTTTCCAGGAACATCTTGTTGTATTTGACGGCATTCCGGAAATCATTCAGCTTGAAATGAATATCTCCTTTAAGAAAGACCGACAGGTTGTTCAGCACGGCAAAATCAGGGTCGTTCAGATTAAGAATGGTATCCAGGTGCTTCTCGGCTTCGTGAAGACGTCCTTCTCTTATAAGTATGACGGCGAGATGGTAATTGAACAACGGGTTTCTGGGGAACCTGGTTACAAGCTCACGCATCAGGATCTCCGCGCTGTCGTACTCCGCAACGTAGTCGGAATAAATCTGCGCGAGCGAGAGAGCCGACTTTACCTTATCCAGGGTTCCTTTCTCGTGCGCCAGCCTCAACTCAGAAAACCCTTTGGCCTTGTTTGCCTCCATACCGAAGAGGGTGATCGCCCATTTCACACTTCCGGGCAAAAAGTCGAGGAAGTAATGAATCTCACCGGCGCCCCGGTACGCATCATAAAAGTCCGGGGCCAGTTTAAGAGTCCTTTCGAAACTGCCGGATGCTGACTTAGTTGCCCAAAAGGCGTCGAGATAAGAATGCGCGGCGACTCCGGCGATCGCGCGGAGCTGGTAAGTCTCGCCCAGGAGATACGTCGCCCTGTAGTCTCCTGGGTTGGAATCGATGATCTTCTCTGACTTCGTGACAGTACTGTCGTACCATCTTGTAAATGTCTCGTATTCACCACGGTTGTTCGTCCAAAGAAAGAGCCACAGATGGACTTGCGCGATATTAAAATAGCTTTCGGCTCTTCCGGGAGAAATACGGGCGGCTTCAGTAAAGAGGCTTTCGGCCTCCTCGAACCGCACGTTGTACGCCAGGTCCCGGCCTTTGCCGACGAGTATATCGTAGCTATCCTGCCCCTTGGCATTTAGAACTAGTCCAAGCATAAGGATGGCCGAACAAAAAAAGGGACGAATGCCCCCATACCGTATCTGCAATTGAAACTCACGCTTCGTGTTTGGAGCAACAAACAGTAACAATACGACAATATAACACTATCATGACTTATGACGGTGACATAAGAGTTTGCGCGGTTAACACGATATCCATATATTATTCGGAAAATCACGTGGCGATCACTAAATGAGGGGAGTACATGATCAATTGTCTGCTGGTCGCGAGTTCGAAGATCACCGGGTACGGCGCATTTCTGATGACACAGCCCAACGGCGGGCTATCATCCCTTGCGGCGAATGTGAATCGCGAAATCTGTAAGGTAAAGATCCTGGACCTGGTGGCTGTTCGGTTCAATGCGAAATCCTATTTCACGAAATACATCACGAAGAATCACTTCGACGTAATCGGTTTCAGTGCCATGGTGTTCCAGTATGCCGAGATGCTGGAGCTTGCGAAAATCGCGAAGAAGATCAACCCGAATGTGAAGACGGTTCTTGGCGGTTACCATGCAACGGTAGCATACGAAGAGGTTCTTCAAAGCAACGATACGGACTACCTGGACTTTATCGTAAGTGGAGAAGGTGAGGTCGCTTTCCGCAAACTCACAGAGGCGTTGTACCACGGCACCAGCTGCGATAAGATACCGGGCGTTTCGTTCAAAAAGGACGGAAGGATTGTTCAGAATCCTCCCGACGAATTGCTTAACCTGGACGACATTGAGTTGCCAAACAGAGACTGTAGGGTAATCAAGAACAAGAACTTCAGGCTCTTTGGGTACCAGACCGATGTGGTCGAGACTTCGAGGGGCTGCACCTTCACATGTAGCTACTGTACGATAACGAAAATGTACGGCCGCAGCTTCCGACAATTCAGCAACGAGAGAGTGTTGCGGGATATCCAGGCAGCGAAAGATCATGGTGCAAAGGCAATATTTTTCACCGACGACAATATCGTCCTGAACAAAACCCATTTTGAGGAGCTTTGCAACGGAATAATCGACCGCGGGCTGAACGATATCAAGTATTTGACTCAGGCAAGTGTCCAGGGATTTAGCCGCAATCCTTATCTGACGAAGCTGATGAGGAAGGCCGGATTTGAATGGGTGTTCCTGGGAATCGAGAGCGACTCCGACGATTCGCTGAAATTCTTCAAGAAGGACAATCAATTTGAAACCAGTGAAACCGAAACCGTAGTCAGGGCGCTTCAGGAGAATGATATTTTTGTCTTCGGCGGATTCATAGTCGGCAATCCCTCCGACGATAAAGAGAGTCTTTGGAGAACGTATGAATACACAAAGAAACTCAGGCTGGATGCGACGTTGTTCTTCACGCTGACTCCGTACCCCGGTACTGAACTTCGGAAGCAACTTCTCGAAGGGAATTACATAACTAATCTCGACGATTATTCTTATTACGATTGCATCAACACGAATATCAGGACGGATCATCTTGACTCGTATGCACTGTACAGGGTCATAGATTCGATGAACCATATGACCTTCACCGACGGCGGCGTCTACAGGAGGATCTGGAAGAGGTATCCGCTGTTCTTCGTGAAGACGCTGTTGATGATGATCTATCATTATCCCGATTGGGTGTTCCATCATTTCACCCGGGGGCGCTTCCTCGAAGGGAAACGCCGTAAGGAATTTGCACTGCGAATGCAATCGGCCGGTTTGGCCGGGAACGTTTCCGCTCAAGGAAAAGGGTAGTTATGTAGTGTCGTGCCGGAGAACTGATCAACCAGGCTTCAATCCAGATAGACTGATCAAAAAAAGGAGTGCGGTGTGAGAAACCTTGGAAGGGGTATACTGCGGCATATTGTGGTCCTTTCCATCTTGCTTCCGGTTGTTTCAATGGCACAAACGGAGCTGGTTCCTGTCGATCATAAAGTGTATCCTTTTCTGGAAACGATGAGCATGAAAGGGTTAATCGATTATAACAGCGCCAGTATTCCGATAAGCAGGGGGGAAGTCGCATCGTATTTAAAAGATATTGCGAAGGCCAAAGAGAAATTATCACCTACCGAGCGGAAGATACTCGCAGACGTAATGGTGGAGTTTAGGTACGATATCGATAAGAGCATGGATGAATCGTATTCCTTTCTTCATGAGTTCAAACTCGATAGCGTCCTGCAGATCTTCAGCAACGATAAGCAGAAATATCTGGCTTCATACGCGGACTCGAACTTTTCATTGTTCCTGGACGGTATCGGAGCGGTCTCATACAGAAATTTCGACGCGAAAAGTTTTCAAAAAGCGCAGCTCTCGCTCTTCGAGATCGGCCCGAGGCTGAGAGGCACACTCTACGATAACCTTGCGTTTTATGTCCAGGTCACTGAAGGTCAATCGTTTAGCGGTAGTAAATACGCACGCCAGGTTGCAACCGGCTACGATCCGTCGTTGGCGGCTTCAACTAAGTTCGTCGACGATAAATTTATCACAGCCTTCAATGCCGGGTACATGCGTTATGAAACTGCAAATCATGCTGTCTCCCTGACTATCGGAAGAGACAATTTCGAAATGGGAAACGGCTATATCGATAAACTTTTTATCTCAGACAATATTCCTCCGTTTGATTTTGGCAAACTGGATATCGATTACAAGTTCTTCCGTTACTCGTTTTTCTACGGTAACCTCCAGGGGGATTCGCTGGGAGCCCCACTCACATCGAAAAGCATATTGGGCCATCGCCTGGATATTGAACTGTCGCGCAGTTTCCGCTTTGGTCTTTTCGAAAGCCTTATCCTTAGTAACGTACCCTTCTCATTCACATATCTCAATCCAGCAAGTGTAATCGAGTCGGAGAATCTGGGCACTCATGAGGATCCCCTCAGTAACGCACTGATCGGTTTCGATTGCGAGTTCAGGCCTCACACGAATATCGGGATACAGCTTTCGTTCCTTATAGATGACCTGAATACAAGCACACTGGGCAAGAAGACTCCGGCCGGGAATGACAACAAGTTCGGTTATCAGGCCGGATTCATGTACGTCGAGCCCTTCGGACTCAATGACCTCTCGGCCTCTGTGGAATACACCCGAATCGATCCGTTCGTCTACTCGCACCGGACTAATATGAGCAATTATACCAACTGGGGAATCAGCATCGGAGCTGCCCTCCCGCCGAACTCCGATGAGGTGGCCTTCAAGCTGGGTTACTATCTGACGAATCGAATTACTCTCAACTTCTTGTACAAGCATCAGCGTTCTGGGGAAGGCTTCCTGGACGTCAATGGAAACCCGACATTCAGTGATAGGGGGATCATCACCAGGAATTTTGGCGGTGACGTCAACCGGGGAGATCTTGACTTCAAATACACCAACGTGTTCCTGATGGGTTTCAGGGTCAACAGGGACATTTTCGACATTTCAACGCGCATCGAGCCTGTGAGACAGTACTTCCTGGATATCAGTTACTCTCTTCAGTCGATCGACCAACTCTATTTATCGAAAGCATCTATAGACCAATTCCTCTATGTGACAGCTTCTACGGATTTCTGATCATGAAATATTCCATAATAATACCCACGTTGAACGAAGAAAAACTCCTGCCCGGGCTTCTTGAGTCGCTTGGCAATCCGTCTCTCAAATCGAAATTCGACTATGAAATCATTGTATCAGATGGTGGAAGCTCGGACGGCACGCTTGAGATCGCCAAACAATATTGCGACAAGGTGCTCTGCTATCAGCTAAGTGAAACAAGGACCATCTCAGCCTGCCGGTCGAAGGGTGCCGGGTCGGCCAGCGGGGATAACCTCCTCTTTATCAACGCGGATGTCAGAATCGATTTGGACAAGCTGTTGTCGATGGCGCAGACGAAATTCGCTTCGAATGGTTACGTGGCAATGACATGTCCTATCAGGTGCCTGCCGGAACAGGAGAATATGAATGATAGAATCTTCAGCCTGGTTTTAAATGTCTTTTACTTTCTTTCAAATCTTCTGGGGCGCGGGATAGCAAGGGGCGAGTGCCAATTAATCAGAAGAAAAGTATACGAGAGCGTGGGAGGCTATAAAGAAGAGCTCGTCACGGGCGAAGACTTTGAACTGTTTACTAGGCTAAGAAAACATGGGAGGGTCTTGTTCTTGCGGGGAGTGACCGTATATGAGTCTCCTCGAAGGTATCGCAGATGGGGCTATTGGAGAACGGTCGCGTCGTGGATCCTGAGCGCAGGACCCTGGACTAAGTTGAAGCGATTCTATAAAGAGTGGGAAGCAATAAGGTGAGCGTGAACGGATTCGTGTTCCAAGCTTATCTTTCTCTCTGGCAAAGAGTACCTATAAACATCCAAAACAAGATTGTTGAATGGCTTAAGTACAGATTCAACCCGAATGATCTGAGACCTAAACTCCCGACAGTCGCGACTGTCGATCCGATAAACATCTGCAACCTTGAGTGCCCTCTTTGCGCATCGAAGAATCAGGACTACCAGAAAGGAAAGATGTCTATCGATACGTTCAACATGGTCCTGGAAAAGATTCCCTCGCTTAAGGTCTTAGTGCTGTTTAATTGGGGTGAACCTCTTCTGTACCATGAAACATTGCACATGATAAAGGAATCCGTTTCAAGAAATATTTATACCGCTGTGCATACAAACTTTAGTTTTAAACAAAAACCCGAGTTTTTTGAGCAATTAATTAGTTCCGGTTTGCATCTGCTGGTGATTTCAGCGGACGGAGCCTCTCAGGAAACTTACGAGAAATATAGAGTTAAAGGACGTCTCGATTGGGTTATCGAGAATATTAAAATGACAGTCGAAGCCAAAAAAAGGTTGAAGAAAAGGGATCCGAAAATCGTCTGGAAATTCATCGTAAATAAATTCAATGAGCATGAAATCGACTTCGCAAAAAAGTTGGCTAAAGAACTGCGTATCGAAATTACTTTCGATAAAATGGGATTGGCTGACGACATCCCCGACATGACATTTGCAGGCACGGTTGAAGAAAGGAAGAAGAAATGGCTGCCTGACAATCCTGGATTTGTTCTGGATTACTACAAAAATGGTAATAAGCCTCCAATAAACGACAAGCCATGCAACCAGCTTTTCACATCTCCCGTTATTAATCCCGATGGAAAGGTTACACCATGCTGCTGGGTTACGAGCAGGGAAAATGTTTGGGGAGATTTAACGAAAGAGTCTTTCGAAGAAATCTGGTACAATGACAAATATGTGTATTCGCGAAGCTTATTCGGCAAAATGAACTATCAAGGCGAGACTGACCATACCATTTGTACCAATTGTGAGATTTTCAAAAGGGTAAGGTAGAATCTGTAATCATGCCTGGCTGTCTTACCGCAAATGGACGCTAGGAATATTTAAATCAATATTGTAATCTTAGCGTGTCTTTTGGACCTTGACGGTTAAAGTCGTTTCCCACTTGAGAAAGACTCTAATCAGGACAGTACTCGACCTCGAATATTCTTCCTTCTTGAATAACATTTCAGTATAATTCAGAAAAGTAAAGGCGCCAGGCGAATGAAGTTTTCAGTAGTGATACCTGCCTTCAATGAAGATGCGCAAATCGCACCGGCTGTCCACGCCGTTCAATCTCAGGTCTTAAAGGACGGTGACTCTCTTGAAGTCATAGTCGTCGACAACAACTCCAGCGATGGAACCCGCAATGCTGCGGTCATCGCACTGGGAGGAAAAGGGAAAGTTGTGTCAGAGAAACAGCCCGGGCCGAATTTTGCGCGGCAGCGGGGATTCCTGGAATCGACCGGCGATGTGATTTGTTTTATCGACTCCGATTGTAGGATCCCTGACGATTGGATCGCAAGCATCAGGGTTGAGATTGAGAAGGGGGCGATAGCAGTGAGCGGTCCGTATTTCTACGGCTTCTCCACCGGATATCAACTTTGGTTGAACAAGTTGTATACGCGGGTAATATTGCCCGCGTTGCCGTCCGTCCTGAGGGTTCTCTTCTGGCGCAGGGCGGCCATCTTGATCGGCGGCAACTTCGCGGCAACTCGCGAGGCTCTGCATAAAATCGGCGGCATACCTCCCATCAAGTTCTGGGGCGATGACGCCGTGCTGGCAATGATGCTGGCACGCTCGGCGGGTAAGGTTAAGTTTTCACAGAAGGTATGGGCTCAGTCTTCACCCAGGCGCTTCGACGAGTCGGGATTCTGGAGAGTGAACTACGAATACGCCAGGGCTTACTTCCATGCCTTCTTTACTAAAGATTGCTCGACGTTTGTGCATTCCGTGAAAATTGGTGAGCGCGTCTGAATCCCGGGCCTTGGGACAGTTCAACTGTCGAAACACGGGGCGAAGACCGAAACCATCCAGCATCAATGCGACATTCAAAGAGTTGAACCCGATCACCGGAAATATTCTTTGAACAGATCTAATTTACTGAGAGCGGTCGTAGGTGTGCTCATCGCGGCCTTGTTCATCTATTTCGCTTTTAGAGGGATATCTTTCTCTTCGTTGCTCCACGACTCGCTGAAGGCCAACTTCTACATACTCCTCCTGACTGTTATCGTAGTCGTTCTAAGCCATTTCATCCGCGCGCTCAGATGGCGCGTGATAATTCGGGAGCTCAAGGAGGAAGTCTCGCTGGTCAACGCCTGGGGCAGCATAACGGTTGGGTACCTCTTCAATAACTTCCTCCCCCAGCTCGGCGAGATTGTGCGCGGGTACATTACCGGGCGGCTTGAGGAAGTGAGAGTCAGCGGCGTATTCGGGACGATAGTCCTGGAAAAACTCTTCGACATGATCTCCTCCGGGATACTCTTCGGCGTGGCCCTGTTCCTCTATCACGGTGGGCTCACTGAGTCCTTCCCGTTCCTCCGCGTCGCAGGCGTGTTGCTCGTCGCCGGGTCGCTAGTGGTCGGCGGATGTCTTTACATGTCTTCGATTTCGGACAGAGTCCAGCGCATGCTCCTTCATATCGTGGAGTTCATCCTTCCCCGGAAATTTGCTCTTAAGGTCGATTCCGCGATCCTGTCCTTTCTAGCATCGTTCAGACTTCTCCGGTCAGGAAAGCGGGTCGGTGCCGTTGCGATTTATACGGCAGTGATGTGGATCGTTTATATATTCGCCATGTACATCCCCTTTTTCGCTTTTTCCTTCGGTACGAGATTGCACCCCACTTTCTTCGACGCGTTCCTCCTGATGCTCGTGAGCTCTATAGCATGGAATTTGCCGAGTCCCGGCGGGATGGGAGTCTACCATTTGTTCGTCTCCCAGGCCCTGGTCATAATATCAGGAGTACCGAAGGTTGAGGCATTAGCTTACGCGTCTCTGACATATCTGTTCGGATACGTGGAGATTACGATCGTAGGTTCAGTTTTCGTTTTGATTTTCGCGCACAGGCTGAAGATTAATACGCTCGGCAAGCTGATTAGAACCGAAGAGACGACTGGCGCGACCTGAGACGGTTCAGCCCGGCCTTTAACCAGTTCGTATCGGCGTCAATTTCCTCTGATAATCTCGGGTAATGCATAGGTTTCTTTATCCAACCGCGAAAGGGTAATCTGTAGTTGCGAAGTACGATTCGCGACTCTCAATTCCATTATTTCAATTTTCTTTTGCAGCAGTCGAATGGTTTGAACTGACGGTAGTTTCTGTTTGACTAATCCGCCTGAATTTATCTCGTGTCAAATAGAGATGGGAGAAAAACTCCTTCTTCGAAGGACTTTTTCTCCCGTTAAGTCAGAATGAGGATTGGAATTATGAAAACCAAAAATGCTTCTGCATATCATGCAGCCGTTCTATAAGCGGCGGTAATGAAGGGCGTGAATAACCCCACCAAATTCACATTGGAACATAACCATCCCAACCCATTCAACCCGACAACAAAGAAAAATTATCAGCTGCCAGCGAGTAGTCATTTCATGCTGATAGTATATGATGCGCTCGGCAGAGGGGTTAAGACGCTCGTGGACGAACAAAAAAGCGCATGATCTTATCAGGTGACATTTGATGGATCTTGGCTTGTAAGCCGAGTTTATTTTTATCGGATTCAGGCTGGCCTATTTACTGCAACTAAAAGGTTTGTACTGATAAACTCGGGATTAATGGAAAGTCCGTGGCCAGGTTCCCTTCATGGCTGATCGTGGCGGCTCTTTCTATTCTTGGCTGTCAGTTTATGCGTTTCAAAGAACAGATACTTGCAACGTCAAATCGGGTGACCTGCCCCCAGAGAGTGAAACATTTTGAACTTTGTAAAAAGTAGATTGTGGTACCAGGGAGATGATAGGCGACAGCTGAACCTGTGGAGAACCACAAGCAGGTGAAAAAATAGCAGTCCCCAAAACAGAGACTGCCATGATTTCACTTCCCATTCAGAATCGTCTTAATGATGTGTCGATTACCAATCCCTTTTGATTCTCCATTCCACGTTTTTCTCCGTTTCCGTGTAACAAATTTTTCCCACTCATCATTCGCAAATGGAGATTAGCAATATGTACCACTCCACTTGGCTAGACGAAATACCTTGCAATTTGCTTCCTGATTGGAGTTTCTTTCGAATTTGGCAGGACTCTCCCGCTAAAGTTTTTCATTTTTGCTCCATTATGAAAATGTAACGAAGGATTACGGTTTTGCTATCAGAAACACCTTCTATCGTGAGAAAGATCTCAAAACATCGGAAATTGGGCAGAAGATCTTCGGTGCGAATATTGCACCAACGTGTAGCGGACGGTCCCACCGCACACGGCAGCGGTCGAAGAGTGGATTGTAAATCCTTGGAATGCAAGATCCGCTCGATTATTTTATTTAGCCGTGTGGTGCGCACTGCGCCATGTCCCGCAAGT
The window above is part of the Candidatus Kryptoniota bacterium genome. Proteins encoded here:
- a CDS encoding glycosyltransferase; its protein translation is MKYSIIIPTLNEEKLLPGLLESLGNPSLKSKFDYEIIVSDGGSSDGTLEIAKQYCDKVLCYQLSETRTISACRSKGAGSASGDNLLFINADVRIDLDKLLSMAQTKFASNGYVAMTCPIRCLPEQENMNDRIFSLVLNVFYFLSNLLGRGIARGECQLIRRKVYESVGGYKEELVTGEDFELFTRLRKHGRVLFLRGVTVYESPRRYRRWGYWRTVASWILSAGPWTKLKRFYKEWEAIR
- a CDS encoding radical SAM protein, with protein sequence MGSNKVSVNGFVFQAYLSLWQRVPINIQNKIVEWLKYRFNPNDLRPKLPTVATVDPINICNLECPLCASKNQDYQKGKMSIDTFNMVLEKIPSLKVLVLFNWGEPLLYHETLHMIKESVSRNIYTAVHTNFSFKQKPEFFEQLISSGLHLLVISADGASQETYEKYRVKGRLDWVIENIKMTVEAKKRLKKRDPKIVWKFIVNKFNEHEIDFAKKLAKELRIEITFDKMGLADDIPDMTFAGTVEERKKKWLPDNPGFVLDYYKNGNKPPINDKPCNQLFTSPVINPDGKVTPCCWVTSRENVWGDLTKESFEEIWYNDKYVYSRSLFGKMNYQGETDHTICTNCEIFKRVR
- a CDS encoding glycosyltransferase, coding for MKFSVVIPAFNEDAQIAPAVHAVQSQVLKDGDSLEVIVVDNNSSDGTRNAAVIALGGKGKVVSEKQPGPNFARQRGFLESTGDVICFIDSDCRIPDDWIASIRVEIEKGAIAVSGPYFYGFSTGYQLWLNKLYTRVILPALPSVLRVLFWRRAAILIGGNFAATREALHKIGGIPPIKFWGDDAVLAMMLARSAGKVKFSQKVWAQSSPRRFDESGFWRVNYEYARAYFHAFFTKDCSTFVHSVKIGERV
- a CDS encoding lysylphosphatidylglycerol synthase transmembrane domain-containing protein; translated protein: MNRSNLLRAVVGVLIAALFIYFAFRGISFSSLLHDSLKANFYILLLTVIVVVLSHFIRALRWRVIIRELKEEVSLVNAWGSITVGYLFNNFLPQLGEIVRGYITGRLEEVRVSGVFGTIVLEKLFDMISSGILFGVALFLYHGGLTESFPFLRVAGVLLVAGSLVVGGCLYMSSISDRVQRMLLHIVEFILPRKFALKVDSAILSFLASFRLLRSGKRVGAVAIYTAVMWIVYIFAMYIPFFAFSFGTRLHPTFFDAFLLMLVSSIAWNLPSPGGMGVYHLFVSQALVIISGVPKVEALAYASLTYLFGYVEITIVGSVFVLIFAHRLKINTLGKLIRTEETTGAT